One Frankia alni ACN14a DNA window includes the following coding sequences:
- a CDS encoding DUF3037 domain-containing protein, which produces MRELFEYAVIRIVPRVERGEFVNVGVMLYCQRSRYLDLRCRLDEGRLGVLDPYLDPAVVVAHLAAFHAVCCGGEQAGPAGRLTAGERFRWLTAPRSTVVQTSPVHTGLTADPAAELDRLASLLVDPPGPPSAPDTTTPDRPRPSTGRAP; this is translated from the coding sequence ATGCGTGAGCTGTTCGAGTACGCGGTGATCCGGATCGTCCCGCGGGTGGAGCGGGGCGAGTTCGTCAACGTCGGCGTGATGCTGTACTGCCAGCGCTCCCGCTACCTGGATCTGCGCTGCCGGCTCGACGAGGGGCGCCTGGGCGTCCTCGACCCCTACCTCGACCCGGCCGTCGTCGTCGCCCATCTGGCCGCGTTTCACGCCGTCTGCTGCGGCGGCGAGCAGGCCGGCCCGGCCGGGCGGCTCACCGCCGGCGAGCGGTTCCGTTGGCTGACCGCGCCGCGCAGCACCGTCGTGCAGACCTCGCCCGTCCACACCGGCCTGACTGCAGACCCGGCTGCCGAGCTGGACCGCCTTGCTTCCCTCCTGGTCGACCCCCCGGGCCCCCCGTCGGCCCCCGACACCACGACTCCTGACCGGCCGCGTCCCTCGACAGGCCGCGCCCCTTGA
- a CDS encoding pirin family protein — protein sequence MPAVTADTVRLPRLAEPALGAVDRPVRTITTAPSGFEGEGFPVLRAFAGVRLTDLDPFIHMDEMGAVDYGPGEPKGTPWHPHRGFETVTYMIDGTFQHQDSHGGGGLITDGATQWMTAGAGILHIETPPEELVVRGGLFHGIQLWVNLPARDKFTPPRYQNLEAGQVELVASPDGGALLRVIAGEVGEHRGPGSTHTPISVVHATVSPGARVHVPWNPEFNALAYVLGGRGTVGPAGRPIEAGQLAVLGAGDLVTVAADARQDAATPGLEVLLLGGRPIREHVEAYGPFVMNTRAELIQAVEDFQAGKLGVIPANALMPHRG from the coding sequence ATGCCCGCCGTCACCGCCGACACCGTCCGGCTGCCCCGGCTGGCCGAGCCCGCGCTCGGCGCCGTCGACCGCCCGGTGCGCACGATCACGACCGCGCCCAGCGGCTTCGAGGGCGAGGGGTTCCCGGTCCTGCGCGCCTTCGCCGGCGTCCGGCTCACCGACCTCGATCCGTTCATCCACATGGACGAGATGGGCGCGGTGGACTACGGACCCGGCGAGCCCAAGGGCACTCCGTGGCATCCGCACCGCGGCTTCGAGACCGTCACCTACATGATCGACGGCACCTTCCAGCACCAGGACTCCCACGGCGGCGGCGGCCTCATCACGGACGGTGCGACGCAGTGGATGACCGCCGGCGCGGGCATTCTGCACATCGAGACGCCGCCGGAGGAGTTGGTCGTGCGCGGCGGCCTGTTCCACGGCATCCAGCTGTGGGTCAACCTCCCGGCCCGGGACAAGTTCACCCCGCCGCGCTACCAGAACCTCGAGGCCGGGCAGGTGGAACTGGTCGCCTCGCCGGACGGCGGCGCGCTGCTGCGCGTCATCGCGGGCGAGGTGGGCGAGCACCGGGGCCCGGGTTCGACGCACACGCCGATCTCCGTCGTCCACGCGACGGTGAGTCCCGGGGCGCGGGTGCACGTCCCCTGGAACCCGGAGTTCAACGCGCTCGCCTACGTCCTCGGTGGCCGCGGCACGGTCGGCCCGGCGGGGCGGCCGATCGAGGCCGGGCAGCTCGCCGTCCTCGGCGCCGGGGACCTGGTGACGGTGGCGGCCGACGCGCGCCAGGACGCGGCGACGCCGGGGCTGGAGGTCCTGCTCCTGGGCGGGCGTCCGATCCGCGAGCACGTCGAGGCGTACGGGCCGTTCGTCATGAACACCCGGGCGGAACTGATCCAGGCCGTCGAGGACTTCCAGGCCGGCAAGCTCGGCGTCATCCCGGCCAACGCCCTCATGCCGCACCGCGGCTGA
- a CDS encoding Crp/Fnr family transcriptional regulator, producing MEWPAASVLGRMAAESRAEILRLGTYREYASEEIVMHEGDRTNFVVLLLNGWVKVTAATENGGFALLAIRHGGDLVGELAGLDSEPRVATVTAAGAVLAKVVRADAFVAFLRRQPDVHQVLSSTIAAKLRSATRRRVEFGGCSVAVRVARVILELERAYGGSSPDGRRSVGVSLTQPELAALVGAAEPTVHKVLRDLRQRGVLATGYRAVVIQDLDALRLAANP from the coding sequence ATGGAATGGCCGGCGGCGAGCGTCCTCGGTCGGATGGCAGCGGAAAGTCGCGCGGAGATCCTGCGGCTCGGTACGTATCGTGAATACGCGAGCGAAGAGATCGTCATGCACGAGGGCGACCGCACGAACTTCGTCGTCCTGTTGCTCAACGGCTGGGTGAAGGTCACCGCCGCCACCGAGAACGGCGGGTTCGCCCTGCTCGCGATCCGGCACGGGGGCGACCTCGTCGGTGAGCTCGCCGGGCTCGACTCCGAACCGCGGGTCGCGACCGTGACCGCGGCCGGTGCCGTGCTCGCGAAGGTCGTGCGGGCGGACGCCTTCGTCGCGTTCCTGCGCCGCCAGCCCGACGTGCACCAGGTGCTGAGCAGCACGATCGCGGCGAAACTGCGCTCGGCGACCCGGCGGCGGGTCGAGTTCGGTGGCTGCTCGGTCGCGGTACGGGTGGCGCGGGTGATCCTGGAGCTGGAACGGGCCTACGGCGGCTCGTCGCCGGACGGGCGCCGATCCGTCGGGGTCTCGCTCACCCAGCCGGAGCTCGCCGCCCTCGTGGGCGCTGCCGAGCCGACGGTCCACAAGGTGCTCCGGGACCTACGCCAGCGCGGCGTCCTCGCCACCGGCTACCGGGCCGTGGTGATCCAGGATCTCGACGCGCTGCGGCTCGCCGCAAACCCGTGA
- the lon gene encoding endopeptidase La codes for MPQIRVLPVLPLDDAVVLPGMVVSLDMSDEQTRAAVDAARTGGSAGSSDARAPGISSRAAGRPAEVLLVPRVGGELAEVATVGVIEQVGRLPRGGSAAVVRGTARAQVGGVRPAPAGTDTTGTGTADATSGAGSGAGVQWVDAVVLDDSAATPFGALDDPAGTRAGSPADEAARVDKLAKEYRALVTDLLRQRGAWQVVDSVSAITDPGTLADTAGYSSYLTTAQKIELLGTPAVGTRLERLLTWTKEHLAEQDVAETIRRDVQEGMDRQQREFLLRRQLEAVRKELSELDGSGGGADGASGSEPADYRARVEAADLPEKVRAAALKEVDKLERTSDSSPEGGWIRTWLDTVLDLPWNVRAEDSYDIIAARAVLDADHAGLDDVKDRIIEHLAVRRRRADAGLGVVGGRRGGAVLALAGPPGVGKTSLGESIARAMGRSFVRVALGGVRDEAEIRGHRRTYVGALPGRIVRAIREAGSMNPVVLLDEVDKLGADYRGDPTAALLEVLDPEQNHTFRDHYLEVELDLSDVLFLATANVLEAIPAPLLDRMELIRLDGYTEDEKVVIARDHLLHRQLDRAGLAEGDVSVGDDALHALAGEYTREAGVRDLERSIARLLRKVVAQVALGAAALPVTIDAGDLTGYLGRPRHTPESAERTALPGVATGLAVTGAGGDVLFVEASLADAETGGGGITLTGQLGDVMKESAQIALSYLRSHGVELELPVGDLADRGVHVHVPAGAVPKDGPSAGVTMTTALASLLSGRPVRADVAMTGEVSLTGRVLPIGGVKQKLLAAHRAGLTTVLLPQRNGPDLDDVPAPVRDALTVHLVTDVREVLDLALEPAFDADHGGRSPGRAGHSPTALAA; via the coding sequence ATGCCACAGATCCGGGTGTTGCCCGTCCTGCCGCTCGACGACGCTGTTGTTCTGCCCGGCATGGTCGTGTCCCTCGACATGTCCGACGAGCAGACCCGAGCCGCCGTGGACGCCGCCCGTACCGGCGGGTCAGCCGGCTCCTCCGACGCCCGCGCGCCGGGGATCTCCAGTCGGGCCGCCGGTCGGCCGGCCGAGGTGCTGCTCGTCCCCCGCGTCGGCGGCGAGCTCGCCGAGGTCGCCACGGTCGGGGTGATCGAGCAGGTCGGCCGGTTGCCGCGCGGCGGCTCGGCGGCGGTCGTGCGTGGCACGGCGCGGGCCCAGGTCGGCGGCGTGCGGCCTGCCCCCGCCGGCACCGACACCACCGGCACCGGCACTGCCGACGCCACCTCCGGCGCTGGCAGCGGCGCGGGCGTGCAGTGGGTGGACGCGGTCGTCCTCGACGACAGTGCGGCCACTCCGTTCGGCGCGCTCGACGACCCGGCCGGCACCCGTGCCGGCTCCCCGGCCGACGAGGCCGCCCGGGTGGACAAGCTCGCCAAGGAGTACCGAGCGCTGGTCACGGACCTGCTGCGCCAGCGCGGCGCCTGGCAGGTCGTCGACTCGGTGTCCGCGATCACCGATCCTGGCACGCTCGCCGACACGGCCGGCTACTCCTCCTATCTGACGACCGCGCAGAAGATCGAGCTGCTCGGCACGCCGGCGGTCGGCACCCGCCTGGAGCGGCTGCTGACCTGGACGAAGGAGCACCTGGCCGAGCAGGACGTCGCCGAGACGATCCGCCGCGACGTCCAGGAGGGTATGGACCGCCAGCAGCGCGAGTTCCTGCTGCGCCGCCAGCTCGAGGCCGTCCGCAAGGAGCTGTCCGAGCTCGACGGCTCGGGGGGCGGGGCCGACGGCGCGAGCGGCTCGGAGCCGGCCGACTACCGGGCCCGCGTCGAGGCCGCGGACCTGCCCGAGAAGGTGCGGGCGGCGGCGCTCAAGGAGGTCGACAAGCTGGAGCGCACCTCCGACTCCTCGCCCGAGGGCGGCTGGATCCGCACCTGGCTCGACACCGTCCTCGACCTGCCGTGGAACGTCCGCGCCGAGGACTCCTACGACATCATCGCCGCCCGCGCGGTGCTCGACGCCGACCATGCCGGCCTCGACGACGTCAAGGACCGCATCATCGAGCACCTCGCCGTGCGCCGGCGGCGCGCGGACGCCGGTCTCGGGGTCGTCGGCGGCCGGCGTGGCGGTGCGGTGCTGGCGCTGGCCGGCCCACCCGGGGTCGGCAAGACGTCGCTCGGCGAGTCGATCGCGCGGGCCATGGGCCGCTCGTTCGTCCGGGTGGCGCTCGGCGGCGTGCGCGACGAGGCCGAGATCCGCGGCCACCGGCGCACCTACGTCGGGGCGCTGCCCGGCCGCATCGTGCGGGCGATCCGCGAGGCCGGCTCGATGAACCCGGTGGTGCTGCTGGACGAGGTCGACAAGCTCGGTGCGGACTACCGGGGCGACCCGACGGCGGCGCTGCTGGAGGTGCTCGACCCCGAGCAGAACCACACCTTCCGCGACCACTACCTCGAGGTGGAGCTGGACCTGTCCGACGTGCTGTTCCTGGCCACGGCGAACGTGCTGGAGGCCATCCCGGCGCCGCTGCTGGACCGGATGGAGCTGATTCGCCTCGACGGCTACACCGAGGACGAGAAGGTCGTCATCGCCCGCGACCACCTGCTGCACCGCCAGCTCGACCGGGCGGGGCTCGCCGAGGGCGATGTGAGCGTCGGCGACGACGCCCTGCACGCGCTGGCCGGGGAGTACACCCGCGAGGCCGGGGTGCGCGACCTGGAGCGCTCGATCGCCCGGCTGCTGCGCAAGGTCGTCGCCCAGGTGGCGCTCGGCGCGGCCGCCCTGCCGGTCACGATCGACGCCGGGGACCTCACCGGCTACCTCGGCCGGCCCCGGCACACCCCGGAGTCGGCGGAGCGCACGGCCCTGCCCGGGGTCGCCACCGGCCTGGCGGTCACCGGCGCCGGCGGCGACGTGCTGTTCGTCGAGGCCTCCCTGGCCGACGCGGAGACCGGCGGCGGCGGCATCACGCTGACCGGTCAGCTCGGTGACGTGATGAAGGAGTCGGCCCAGATCGCCCTGTCCTACCTGCGCTCGCACGGGGTGGAGCTGGAGCTGCCCGTCGGCGACCTCGCCGACCGCGGCGTCCATGTGCACGTCCCCGCGGGTGCCGTGCCGAAGGACGGGCCCAGCGCCGGGGTGACGATGACGACGGCGCTCGCGTCGCTGCTGTCGGGCCGGCCGGTCCGGGCCGACGTGGCGATGACCGGCGAGGTGTCGCTGACCGGGCGGGTGCTGCCGATCGGCGGGGTGAAGCAGAAGCTGCTCGCCGCGCACCGGGCCGGCCTGACCACCGTGCTGCTGCCCCAGCGCAACGGGCCGGACCTCGACGACGTGCCCGCCCCGGTGCGCGACGCGCTCACCGTGCACCTGGTGACCGACGTCCGGGAGGTGCTGGACCTGGCGCTGGAGCCCGCGTTCGACGCCGACCACGGCGGCCGGTCACCGGGGCGCGCCGGGCACTCCCCCACCGCCCTGGCGGCCTGA
- a CDS encoding HipA family kinase, which yields MLRHVTAVRYATPLREGGSLPGLMEGDDLGTWVVKFSGAGQGPKALVAEVIVGELARELGLAVPELVGIDVDPELGRTEPDQEVQDLLRASAGLNLGMDYLPGSITYDPLAFDVAPETAAQVLWLDALTLNVDRSWRNPNLLVWGGRLWLIDHGAALYPHHDWASAASAAGRVLPGIADHVLLPAVAAHPATFTAADAALAPRIDAQLLTAVLDRVPDAWLDVPRADYVHWLLARLEARTTTRDAVTAALAQARPATEVAPGARVAAAMVASRRRDATGRPDWLRAGDWLRTGGTAPTESRDA from the coding sequence ATGTTGCGACACGTCACGGCGGTGCGTTATGCGACGCCGCTGCGGGAGGGTGGGAGCCTGCCCGGCCTGATGGAGGGCGACGACCTCGGCACGTGGGTCGTCAAGTTCAGCGGCGCCGGGCAGGGACCGAAGGCGCTGGTCGCCGAGGTGATCGTCGGCGAGCTCGCCCGCGAGCTCGGGCTGGCGGTGCCCGAGCTCGTCGGCATCGACGTCGACCCCGAGCTCGGCCGCACCGAGCCGGACCAGGAGGTCCAGGATCTGCTGCGGGCCAGCGCCGGGCTCAACCTCGGCATGGACTACCTGCCCGGGTCCATCACCTACGATCCGCTGGCTTTCGACGTCGCCCCCGAGACCGCCGCCCAGGTGCTCTGGCTCGACGCCCTGACGCTCAACGTCGACAGGTCCTGGCGCAACCCGAACCTGCTGGTCTGGGGCGGGCGGCTCTGGCTCATCGACCACGGTGCCGCCCTGTACCCCCATCACGACTGGGCGAGCGCGGCCTCGGCGGCCGGCCGGGTCCTGCCCGGCATCGCCGACCACGTGCTCCTGCCGGCGGTGGCCGCGCATCCCGCGACGTTCACCGCCGCCGACGCCGCGCTGGCCCCGCGGATCGACGCGCAGCTGCTGACCGCGGTTCTCGATCGGGTGCCCGACGCCTGGTTGGATGTCCCGCGCGCCGACTACGTCCACTGGCTGCTGGCGCGGCTGGAGGCCCGGACGACCACGCGTGACGCGGTCACCGCGGCGCTGGCGCAGGCACGCCCGGCCACCGAGGTGGCGCCGGGCGCCCGAGTGGCGGCCGCCATGGTCGCGAGCCGCCGACGCGACGCGACGGGGCGGCCGGACTGGCTGCGGGCCGGGGACTGGCTGCGGACCGGCGGGACGGCGCCGACGGAGAGCCGCGATGCGTGA